One Pieris brassicae chromosome 11, ilPieBrab1.1, whole genome shotgun sequence DNA window includes the following coding sequences:
- the LOC123716310 gene encoding heat shock factor protein isoform X4, with the protein MRSVVEIGASVPAFLGKLWKLVNDSETNHLISWSPGGKTFVIKNQADFARELLPLYYKHNNMASFIRQLNMYGFHKITSVENGGLRYEKDEIEFSHPCFMRGHAYLLEHIKRKIANPKSIVASSEGGEKIIFKPELMNKVLADVKQMKGKQESLDAKFSAMKQENEALWREVAILRQKHIKQQQIVNNVSQLLIQFLMSLVQPARAPAASGNNVGVKRPYQLMINSAAHNANDAYPGTIKNIKLDKENLLEEINEDNLEDGPTIHELAHDDILNNDTSQDSLDATGFVTVNLSSVPIINSGNSDGTTLPTQYHVTMEDDEDTETDGIRLRYPNNCTNGMLRSPNTQPIVTSPSPTISSASPMEQIFVTVPSTSKPKTKTCKKNVSNTKNINNITLNNYNTINPTADFKLPAEIFASDDSISDAGAGGTDDINNFNELNGNDLVMSTSKDKMLGGINIKVESADPVPSSTEKKAKKSKDNTNNFNLADIKTELQDDFDWNNMTLATVHNNPNLNKLQTMCRRDNINQNREDYSLFASNSNKNDIDDHLDSMQTDLESLRELLRSDSYSFDTNTLLGLFGSDDPFYGLSYNADERAKATNAKKMKGEISNVTCDETRVQSPFNEDDAEGNQLISYTGNIPDFEDISIPDLDADNNSMPPSPSRSTLNTPQIELRSPSFVLKH; encoded by the exons ATGCGTTCTGTAGTAGAAATAGGAGCCAGTGTCCCAGCATTTTTGGGTAAATTGTGGAAACTGGTCAATGATTCAGAGACCAACCATCTGATATCGTGGAGCCCT GGAGGAAAgacttttgttataaaaaatcaagCTGATTTTGCTCGGGAGTTGCTACCTTTATACtataaacacaataatatGGCAAGCTTTATTCGACAGCTAAATATGTAtggttttcataaaattacatCTGTTGAAAATGGGGGCCTGAGATATGAGAAAGATGAAATTGAGTTTTCACATCCTTGCTTTATGAGGGGTCATGCTTATTTACTTGAACACATTAAAAGAAAGATTGCAAATCCTAAATCAATTGTTGCAAGTAGTGAAGGTGGagaaaaaattatctttaaaccAGAGCTTATGAATAAAGTGTTAGCTGATGTTAAACAAATGAAAGGAAAACAGGAAAGTCTAGATGCAAAATTTAGTGCAATGAAACAGGAGAATGAAGCTTTGTGGAGAGAAGTAGCCATACTTAGACagaaacatataaaacaacaacaaattgTAAACAATGTCAGTCAATTG TTGATTCAATTCTTAATGTCACTAGTTCAGCCAGCTAGAGCACCAGCTGCTAGTGGTAACAATGTAGGTGTAAAGAGACCCTAtcaattaatgataaatagTGCAGCACACAATGCCAATGATGCATACCCAGGGacaattaagaatattaaactAGATAAAGAAAACTTATTAGAAGAAATAAATGAGGATAATTTG gAAGATGGACCAACAATACATGAATTAGCACATGACGACATTCTAAATAATGATACTTCACAAGACTCCTTAGATGCAACTGGCTTTGTAACTGTTAATTTATCATCTGTACCTATTATCAATTCTGGCAATTCTGATGGTACAACATTACCCACTCAATACCATGTTACAATGGAAGATGATGAAGATACTGAAACAg ATGGAATAAGACTAAGGTATCCCAACAATTGTACCAATGGCATGTTAAGAAGTCCCAACACTCAACCAATTGTAACTTCACCATCACCTACAATTTCTTCTGCATCTCCAATGGAACAAATTTTTGTTACTGTACCAAGCACTTCAAAACCTAAAACAAAAACCTGCAAGAAAAATGTGTCCAATACGAAGAATATAAACaacataacattaaacaattataatacaatcaaTCCAACTGCTGATTTTAAGCTTCCTGCTGAAATATTTGCAAGTGATGATTCTATAAGTGATGCTGGAGCTGGCGGGACTGAtgacataaataatttcaatgaaCTTAATGGaaatgatttagttatgtCTACATCAAAAGACAAGATGCTAGGAGGAATTAATATTAAGGTGGAAAGTGCTGATCCTGTTCCAAGTAGTACAGAGAAGAAAGCTAAGAAATCCaaagataatacaaataattttaatttagctgATATAAAGACTGAACTTCAAGATGATTTTGATTGGAATAACATGACCTTGGCTACAGTACATAACAATCCAAACTTAAATAAGTTACAAACAAT GTGTAGGAGGGATAACATCAACCAAAATCGAGAGGATTATTCTCTTTTTGCATCAAACTCAAACAA gaatGATATTGATGACCATTTAGACTCGATGCAAACGGATCTGGAATCTTTGCGAGAACTCCTAAGGAGTGATTCTTATTCATTTGACACCAACACATTGCTAGGG TTGTTTGGATCAGATGACCCATTCTACGGCTTGTCTTACAATGCCGATGAGCGAGCTAAAGCTACCAATG cGAAGAAGATGAAAGGTGAGATTTCGAATGTAACCTGTGACGAGACTCGCGTCCAGAGCCCTTTCAATGAGGATGATg CTGAAGGGAATCAGTTAATCTCGTATACAGGGAATATTCCAGACTTTGAAGACATTTCAATACCAGATTTGGATGCAGATAATAATTCCATGCCACCGAGCCCGAGTAGATCCACCCTTAATACACCGCAAATCGAACTTCGGTCGCCATCTTTTGTTTTGAAGCACTGA
- the LOC123716310 gene encoding heat shock factor protein isoform X1, giving the protein MRSVVEIGASVPAFLGKLWKLVNDSETNHLISWSPGGKTFVIKNQADFARELLPLYYKHNNMASFIRQLNMYGFHKITSVENGGLRYEKDEIEFSHPCFMRGHAYLLEHIKRKIANPKSIVASSEGGEKIIFKPELMNKVLADVKQMKGKQESLDAKFSAMKQENEALWREVAILRQKHIKQQQIVNNVSQLLIQFLMSLVQPARAPAASGNNVGVKRPYQLMINSAAHNANDAYPGTIKNIKLDKENLLEEINEDNLEDGPTIHELAHDDILNNDTSQDSLDATGFVTVNLSSVPIINSGNSDGTTLPTQYHVTMEDDEDTETDGIRLRYPNNCTNGMLRSPNTQPIVTSPSPTISSASPMEQIFVTVPSTSKPKTKTCKKNVSNTKNINNITLNNYNTINPTADFKLPAEIFASDDSISDAGAGGTDDINNFNELNGNDLVMSTSKDKMLGGINIKVESADPVPSSTEKKAKKSKDNTNNFNLADIKTELQDDFDWNNMTLATVHNNPNLNKLQTMCRRDNINQNREDYSLFASNSNKNDIDDHLDSMQTDLESLRELLRSDSYSFDTNTLLGTPDTSLQTTLSFNPSLHQHIQNGHLFGSDDPFYGLSYNADERAKATNAKKMKGEISNVTCDETRVQSPFNEDDAEGNQLISYTGNIPDFEDISIPDLDADNNSMPPSPSRSTLNTPQIELRSPSFVLKH; this is encoded by the exons ATGCGTTCTGTAGTAGAAATAGGAGCCAGTGTCCCAGCATTTTTGGGTAAATTGTGGAAACTGGTCAATGATTCAGAGACCAACCATCTGATATCGTGGAGCCCT GGAGGAAAgacttttgttataaaaaatcaagCTGATTTTGCTCGGGAGTTGCTACCTTTATACtataaacacaataatatGGCAAGCTTTATTCGACAGCTAAATATGTAtggttttcataaaattacatCTGTTGAAAATGGGGGCCTGAGATATGAGAAAGATGAAATTGAGTTTTCACATCCTTGCTTTATGAGGGGTCATGCTTATTTACTTGAACACATTAAAAGAAAGATTGCAAATCCTAAATCAATTGTTGCAAGTAGTGAAGGTGGagaaaaaattatctttaaaccAGAGCTTATGAATAAAGTGTTAGCTGATGTTAAACAAATGAAAGGAAAACAGGAAAGTCTAGATGCAAAATTTAGTGCAATGAAACAGGAGAATGAAGCTTTGTGGAGAGAAGTAGCCATACTTAGACagaaacatataaaacaacaacaaattgTAAACAATGTCAGTCAATTG TTGATTCAATTCTTAATGTCACTAGTTCAGCCAGCTAGAGCACCAGCTGCTAGTGGTAACAATGTAGGTGTAAAGAGACCCTAtcaattaatgataaatagTGCAGCACACAATGCCAATGATGCATACCCAGGGacaattaagaatattaaactAGATAAAGAAAACTTATTAGAAGAAATAAATGAGGATAATTTG gAAGATGGACCAACAATACATGAATTAGCACATGACGACATTCTAAATAATGATACTTCACAAGACTCCTTAGATGCAACTGGCTTTGTAACTGTTAATTTATCATCTGTACCTATTATCAATTCTGGCAATTCTGATGGTACAACATTACCCACTCAATACCATGTTACAATGGAAGATGATGAAGATACTGAAACAg ATGGAATAAGACTAAGGTATCCCAACAATTGTACCAATGGCATGTTAAGAAGTCCCAACACTCAACCAATTGTAACTTCACCATCACCTACAATTTCTTCTGCATCTCCAATGGAACAAATTTTTGTTACTGTACCAAGCACTTCAAAACCTAAAACAAAAACCTGCAAGAAAAATGTGTCCAATACGAAGAATATAAACaacataacattaaacaattataatacaatcaaTCCAACTGCTGATTTTAAGCTTCCTGCTGAAATATTTGCAAGTGATGATTCTATAAGTGATGCTGGAGCTGGCGGGACTGAtgacataaataatttcaatgaaCTTAATGGaaatgatttagttatgtCTACATCAAAAGACAAGATGCTAGGAGGAATTAATATTAAGGTGGAAAGTGCTGATCCTGTTCCAAGTAGTACAGAGAAGAAAGCTAAGAAATCCaaagataatacaaataattttaatttagctgATATAAAGACTGAACTTCAAGATGATTTTGATTGGAATAACATGACCTTGGCTACAGTACATAACAATCCAAACTTAAATAAGTTACAAACAAT GTGTAGGAGGGATAACATCAACCAAAATCGAGAGGATTATTCTCTTTTTGCATCAAACTCAAACAA gaatGATATTGATGACCATTTAGACTCGATGCAAACGGATCTGGAATCTTTGCGAGAACTCCTAAGGAGTGATTCTTATTCATTTGACACCAACACATTGCTAGGG ACTCCTGATACAAGCTTGCAAACAACGCTGTCTTTCAACCCATCTTTGCAtcaacacatacaaaatggaCAT TTGTTTGGATCAGATGACCCATTCTACGGCTTGTCTTACAATGCCGATGAGCGAGCTAAAGCTACCAATG cGAAGAAGATGAAAGGTGAGATTTCGAATGTAACCTGTGACGAGACTCGCGTCCAGAGCCCTTTCAATGAGGATGATg CTGAAGGGAATCAGTTAATCTCGTATACAGGGAATATTCCAGACTTTGAAGACATTTCAATACCAGATTTGGATGCAGATAATAATTCCATGCCACCGAGCCCGAGTAGATCCACCCTTAATACACCGCAAATCGAACTTCGGTCGCCATCTTTTGTTTTGAAGCACTGA
- the LOC123716310 gene encoding heat shock factor protein isoform X5 translates to MRSVVEIGASVPAFLGKLWKLVNDSETNHLISWSPGGKTFVIKNQADFARELLPLYYKHNNMASFIRQLNMYGFHKITSVENGGLRYEKDEIEFSHPCFMRGHAYLLEHIKRKIANPKSIVASSEGGEKIIFKPELMNKVLADVKQMKGKQESLDAKFSAMKQENEALWREVAILRQKHIKQQQIVNNLIQFLMSLVQPARAPAASGNNVGVKRPYQLMINSAAHNANDAYPGTIKNIKLDKENLLEEINEDNLEDGPTIHELAHDDILNNDTSQDSLDATGFVTVNLSSVPIINSGNSDGTTLPTQYHVTMEDDEDTETDGIRLRYPNNCTNGMLRSPNTQPIVTSPSPTISSASPMEQIFVTVPSTSKPKTKTCKKNVSNTKNINNITLNNYNTINPTADFKLPAEIFASDDSISDAGAGGTDDINNFNELNGNDLVMSTSKDKMLGGINIKVESADPVPSSTEKKAKKSKDNTNNFNLADIKTELQDDFDWNNMTLATVHNNPNLNKLQTMNDIDDHLDSMQTDLESLRELLRSDSYSFDTNTLLGTPDTSLQTTLSFNPSLHQHIQNGHLFGSDDPFYGLSYNADERAKATNAKKMKGEISNVTCDETRVQSPFNEDDAEGNQLISYTGNIPDFEDISIPDLDADNNSMPPSPSRSTLNTPQIELRSPSFVLKH, encoded by the exons ATGCGTTCTGTAGTAGAAATAGGAGCCAGTGTCCCAGCATTTTTGGGTAAATTGTGGAAACTGGTCAATGATTCAGAGACCAACCATCTGATATCGTGGAGCCCT GGAGGAAAgacttttgttataaaaaatcaagCTGATTTTGCTCGGGAGTTGCTACCTTTATACtataaacacaataatatGGCAAGCTTTATTCGACAGCTAAATATGTAtggttttcataaaattacatCTGTTGAAAATGGGGGCCTGAGATATGAGAAAGATGAAATTGAGTTTTCACATCCTTGCTTTATGAGGGGTCATGCTTATTTACTTGAACACATTAAAAGAAAGATTGCAAATCCTAAATCAATTGTTGCAAGTAGTGAAGGTGGagaaaaaattatctttaaaccAGAGCTTATGAATAAAGTGTTAGCTGATGTTAAACAAATGAAAGGAAAACAGGAAAGTCTAGATGCAAAATTTAGTGCAATGAAACAGGAGAATGAAGCTTTGTGGAGAGAAGTAGCCATACTTAGACagaaacatataaaacaacaacaaattgTAAACAAT TTGATTCAATTCTTAATGTCACTAGTTCAGCCAGCTAGAGCACCAGCTGCTAGTGGTAACAATGTAGGTGTAAAGAGACCCTAtcaattaatgataaatagTGCAGCACACAATGCCAATGATGCATACCCAGGGacaattaagaatattaaactAGATAAAGAAAACTTATTAGAAGAAATAAATGAGGATAATTTG gAAGATGGACCAACAATACATGAATTAGCACATGACGACATTCTAAATAATGATACTTCACAAGACTCCTTAGATGCAACTGGCTTTGTAACTGTTAATTTATCATCTGTACCTATTATCAATTCTGGCAATTCTGATGGTACAACATTACCCACTCAATACCATGTTACAATGGAAGATGATGAAGATACTGAAACAg ATGGAATAAGACTAAGGTATCCCAACAATTGTACCAATGGCATGTTAAGAAGTCCCAACACTCAACCAATTGTAACTTCACCATCACCTACAATTTCTTCTGCATCTCCAATGGAACAAATTTTTGTTACTGTACCAAGCACTTCAAAACCTAAAACAAAAACCTGCAAGAAAAATGTGTCCAATACGAAGAATATAAACaacataacattaaacaattataatacaatcaaTCCAACTGCTGATTTTAAGCTTCCTGCTGAAATATTTGCAAGTGATGATTCTATAAGTGATGCTGGAGCTGGCGGGACTGAtgacataaataatttcaatgaaCTTAATGGaaatgatttagttatgtCTACATCAAAAGACAAGATGCTAGGAGGAATTAATATTAAGGTGGAAAGTGCTGATCCTGTTCCAAGTAGTACAGAGAAGAAAGCTAAGAAATCCaaagataatacaaataattttaatttagctgATATAAAGACTGAACTTCAAGATGATTTTGATTGGAATAACATGACCTTGGCTACAGTACATAACAATCCAAACTTAAATAAGTTACAAACAAT gaatGATATTGATGACCATTTAGACTCGATGCAAACGGATCTGGAATCTTTGCGAGAACTCCTAAGGAGTGATTCTTATTCATTTGACACCAACACATTGCTAGGG ACTCCTGATACAAGCTTGCAAACAACGCTGTCTTTCAACCCATCTTTGCAtcaacacatacaaaatggaCAT TTGTTTGGATCAGATGACCCATTCTACGGCTTGTCTTACAATGCCGATGAGCGAGCTAAAGCTACCAATG cGAAGAAGATGAAAGGTGAGATTTCGAATGTAACCTGTGACGAGACTCGCGTCCAGAGCCCTTTCAATGAGGATGATg CTGAAGGGAATCAGTTAATCTCGTATACAGGGAATATTCCAGACTTTGAAGACATTTCAATACCAGATTTGGATGCAGATAATAATTCCATGCCACCGAGCCCGAGTAGATCCACCCTTAATACACCGCAAATCGAACTTCGGTCGCCATCTTTTGTTTTGAAGCACTGA
- the LOC123716310 gene encoding heat shock factor protein isoform X7, which translates to MRSVVEIGASVPAFLGKLWKLVNDSETNHLISWSPGGKTFVIKNQADFARELLPLYYKHNNMASFIRQLNMYGFHKITSVENGGLRYEKDEIEFSHPCFMRGHAYLLEHIKRKIANPKSIVASSEGGEKIIFKPELMNKVLADVKQMKGKQESLDAKFSAMKQENEALWREVAILRQKHIKQQQIVNNLIQFLMSLVQPARAPAASGNNVGVKRPYQLMINSAAHNANDAYPGTIKNIKLDKENLLEEINEDNLEDGPTIHELAHDDILNNDTSQDSLDATGFVTVNLSSVPIINSGNSDGTTLPTQYHVTMEDDEDTETDGIRLRYPNNCTNGMLRSPNTQPIVTSPSPTISSASPMEQIFVTVPSTSKPKTKTCKKNVSNTKNINNITLNNYNTINPTADFKLPAEIFASDDSISDAGAGGTDDINNFNELNGNDLVMSTSKDKMLGGINIKVESADPVPSSTEKKAKKSKDNTNNFNLADIKTELQDDFDWNNMTLATVHNNPNLNKLQTMCRRDNINQNREDYSLFASNSNKNDIDDHLDSMQTDLESLRELLRSDSYSFDTNTLLGLFGSDDPFYGLSYNADERAKATNAKKMKGEISNVTCDETRVQSPFNEDDAEGNQLISYTGNIPDFEDISIPDLDADNNSMPPSPSRSTLNTPQIELRSPSFVLKH; encoded by the exons ATGCGTTCTGTAGTAGAAATAGGAGCCAGTGTCCCAGCATTTTTGGGTAAATTGTGGAAACTGGTCAATGATTCAGAGACCAACCATCTGATATCGTGGAGCCCT GGAGGAAAgacttttgttataaaaaatcaagCTGATTTTGCTCGGGAGTTGCTACCTTTATACtataaacacaataatatGGCAAGCTTTATTCGACAGCTAAATATGTAtggttttcataaaattacatCTGTTGAAAATGGGGGCCTGAGATATGAGAAAGATGAAATTGAGTTTTCACATCCTTGCTTTATGAGGGGTCATGCTTATTTACTTGAACACATTAAAAGAAAGATTGCAAATCCTAAATCAATTGTTGCAAGTAGTGAAGGTGGagaaaaaattatctttaaaccAGAGCTTATGAATAAAGTGTTAGCTGATGTTAAACAAATGAAAGGAAAACAGGAAAGTCTAGATGCAAAATTTAGTGCAATGAAACAGGAGAATGAAGCTTTGTGGAGAGAAGTAGCCATACTTAGACagaaacatataaaacaacaacaaattgTAAACAAT TTGATTCAATTCTTAATGTCACTAGTTCAGCCAGCTAGAGCACCAGCTGCTAGTGGTAACAATGTAGGTGTAAAGAGACCCTAtcaattaatgataaatagTGCAGCACACAATGCCAATGATGCATACCCAGGGacaattaagaatattaaactAGATAAAGAAAACTTATTAGAAGAAATAAATGAGGATAATTTG gAAGATGGACCAACAATACATGAATTAGCACATGACGACATTCTAAATAATGATACTTCACAAGACTCCTTAGATGCAACTGGCTTTGTAACTGTTAATTTATCATCTGTACCTATTATCAATTCTGGCAATTCTGATGGTACAACATTACCCACTCAATACCATGTTACAATGGAAGATGATGAAGATACTGAAACAg ATGGAATAAGACTAAGGTATCCCAACAATTGTACCAATGGCATGTTAAGAAGTCCCAACACTCAACCAATTGTAACTTCACCATCACCTACAATTTCTTCTGCATCTCCAATGGAACAAATTTTTGTTACTGTACCAAGCACTTCAAAACCTAAAACAAAAACCTGCAAGAAAAATGTGTCCAATACGAAGAATATAAACaacataacattaaacaattataatacaatcaaTCCAACTGCTGATTTTAAGCTTCCTGCTGAAATATTTGCAAGTGATGATTCTATAAGTGATGCTGGAGCTGGCGGGACTGAtgacataaataatttcaatgaaCTTAATGGaaatgatttagttatgtCTACATCAAAAGACAAGATGCTAGGAGGAATTAATATTAAGGTGGAAAGTGCTGATCCTGTTCCAAGTAGTACAGAGAAGAAAGCTAAGAAATCCaaagataatacaaataattttaatttagctgATATAAAGACTGAACTTCAAGATGATTTTGATTGGAATAACATGACCTTGGCTACAGTACATAACAATCCAAACTTAAATAAGTTACAAACAAT GTGTAGGAGGGATAACATCAACCAAAATCGAGAGGATTATTCTCTTTTTGCATCAAACTCAAACAA gaatGATATTGATGACCATTTAGACTCGATGCAAACGGATCTGGAATCTTTGCGAGAACTCCTAAGGAGTGATTCTTATTCATTTGACACCAACACATTGCTAGGG TTGTTTGGATCAGATGACCCATTCTACGGCTTGTCTTACAATGCCGATGAGCGAGCTAAAGCTACCAATG cGAAGAAGATGAAAGGTGAGATTTCGAATGTAACCTGTGACGAGACTCGCGTCCAGAGCCCTTTCAATGAGGATGATg CTGAAGGGAATCAGTTAATCTCGTATACAGGGAATATTCCAGACTTTGAAGACATTTCAATACCAGATTTGGATGCAGATAATAATTCCATGCCACCGAGCCCGAGTAGATCCACCCTTAATACACCGCAAATCGAACTTCGGTCGCCATCTTTTGTTTTGAAGCACTGA
- the LOC123716310 gene encoding heat shock factor protein isoform X2, with amino-acid sequence MRSVVEIGASVPAFLGKLWKLVNDSETNHLISWSPGGKTFVIKNQADFARELLPLYYKHNNMASFIRQLNMYGFHKITSVENGGLRYEKDEIEFSHPCFMRGHAYLLEHIKRKIANPKSIVASSEGGEKIIFKPELMNKVLADVKQMKGKQESLDAKFSAMKQENEALWREVAILRQKHIKQQQIVNNLIQFLMSLVQPARAPAASGNNVGVKRPYQLMINSAAHNANDAYPGTIKNIKLDKENLLEEINEDNLEDGPTIHELAHDDILNNDTSQDSLDATGFVTVNLSSVPIINSGNSDGTTLPTQYHVTMEDDEDTETDGIRLRYPNNCTNGMLRSPNTQPIVTSPSPTISSASPMEQIFVTVPSTSKPKTKTCKKNVSNTKNINNITLNNYNTINPTADFKLPAEIFASDDSISDAGAGGTDDINNFNELNGNDLVMSTSKDKMLGGINIKVESADPVPSSTEKKAKKSKDNTNNFNLADIKTELQDDFDWNNMTLATVHNNPNLNKLQTMCRRDNINQNREDYSLFASNSNKNDIDDHLDSMQTDLESLRELLRSDSYSFDTNTLLGTPDTSLQTTLSFNPSLHQHIQNGHLFGSDDPFYGLSYNADERAKATNAKKMKGEISNVTCDETRVQSPFNEDDAEGNQLISYTGNIPDFEDISIPDLDADNNSMPPSPSRSTLNTPQIELRSPSFVLKH; translated from the exons ATGCGTTCTGTAGTAGAAATAGGAGCCAGTGTCCCAGCATTTTTGGGTAAATTGTGGAAACTGGTCAATGATTCAGAGACCAACCATCTGATATCGTGGAGCCCT GGAGGAAAgacttttgttataaaaaatcaagCTGATTTTGCTCGGGAGTTGCTACCTTTATACtataaacacaataatatGGCAAGCTTTATTCGACAGCTAAATATGTAtggttttcataaaattacatCTGTTGAAAATGGGGGCCTGAGATATGAGAAAGATGAAATTGAGTTTTCACATCCTTGCTTTATGAGGGGTCATGCTTATTTACTTGAACACATTAAAAGAAAGATTGCAAATCCTAAATCAATTGTTGCAAGTAGTGAAGGTGGagaaaaaattatctttaaaccAGAGCTTATGAATAAAGTGTTAGCTGATGTTAAACAAATGAAAGGAAAACAGGAAAGTCTAGATGCAAAATTTAGTGCAATGAAACAGGAGAATGAAGCTTTGTGGAGAGAAGTAGCCATACTTAGACagaaacatataaaacaacaacaaattgTAAACAAT TTGATTCAATTCTTAATGTCACTAGTTCAGCCAGCTAGAGCACCAGCTGCTAGTGGTAACAATGTAGGTGTAAAGAGACCCTAtcaattaatgataaatagTGCAGCACACAATGCCAATGATGCATACCCAGGGacaattaagaatattaaactAGATAAAGAAAACTTATTAGAAGAAATAAATGAGGATAATTTG gAAGATGGACCAACAATACATGAATTAGCACATGACGACATTCTAAATAATGATACTTCACAAGACTCCTTAGATGCAACTGGCTTTGTAACTGTTAATTTATCATCTGTACCTATTATCAATTCTGGCAATTCTGATGGTACAACATTACCCACTCAATACCATGTTACAATGGAAGATGATGAAGATACTGAAACAg ATGGAATAAGACTAAGGTATCCCAACAATTGTACCAATGGCATGTTAAGAAGTCCCAACACTCAACCAATTGTAACTTCACCATCACCTACAATTTCTTCTGCATCTCCAATGGAACAAATTTTTGTTACTGTACCAAGCACTTCAAAACCTAAAACAAAAACCTGCAAGAAAAATGTGTCCAATACGAAGAATATAAACaacataacattaaacaattataatacaatcaaTCCAACTGCTGATTTTAAGCTTCCTGCTGAAATATTTGCAAGTGATGATTCTATAAGTGATGCTGGAGCTGGCGGGACTGAtgacataaataatttcaatgaaCTTAATGGaaatgatttagttatgtCTACATCAAAAGACAAGATGCTAGGAGGAATTAATATTAAGGTGGAAAGTGCTGATCCTGTTCCAAGTAGTACAGAGAAGAAAGCTAAGAAATCCaaagataatacaaataattttaatttagctgATATAAAGACTGAACTTCAAGATGATTTTGATTGGAATAACATGACCTTGGCTACAGTACATAACAATCCAAACTTAAATAAGTTACAAACAAT GTGTAGGAGGGATAACATCAACCAAAATCGAGAGGATTATTCTCTTTTTGCATCAAACTCAAACAA gaatGATATTGATGACCATTTAGACTCGATGCAAACGGATCTGGAATCTTTGCGAGAACTCCTAAGGAGTGATTCTTATTCATTTGACACCAACACATTGCTAGGG ACTCCTGATACAAGCTTGCAAACAACGCTGTCTTTCAACCCATCTTTGCAtcaacacatacaaaatggaCAT TTGTTTGGATCAGATGACCCATTCTACGGCTTGTCTTACAATGCCGATGAGCGAGCTAAAGCTACCAATG cGAAGAAGATGAAAGGTGAGATTTCGAATGTAACCTGTGACGAGACTCGCGTCCAGAGCCCTTTCAATGAGGATGATg CTGAAGGGAATCAGTTAATCTCGTATACAGGGAATATTCCAGACTTTGAAGACATTTCAATACCAGATTTGGATGCAGATAATAATTCCATGCCACCGAGCCCGAGTAGATCCACCCTTAATACACCGCAAATCGAACTTCGGTCGCCATCTTTTGTTTTGAAGCACTGA